One Cervus canadensis isolate Bull #8, Minnesota chromosome 1, ASM1932006v1, whole genome shotgun sequence genomic window carries:
- the P2RX2 gene encoding P2X purinoceptor 2 isoform X2: MAAAEPKTPAGAAAAGRLARSCWSAFWDYETPKVIVVKNRRLGIVYRAVQLLILLYFVWYVFIVQKSYQDSETGPESSVITKVKGITLSDHKVWDVEEYVKPPEGGSVFSIITRIEVTPFQTVGTCAESMRVSNATCDSDEDCVAGQLDMLGNGVRTGRCVPYYHGSSKTCEVSGWCPVEDGASVSQFLGTMAPNFTILIKNSIHYPKFQFSKGNIENRKDGYLKHCTFHEVSDLYCPIFKLGYIVEQAGENFRELAHTGGVIGVIINWDCDLDLSASECNPKYSFRRLDPKHIPASSGYNFRFAKYYKINGSITRTLIKAYGIRIDVIVHGQAGKFSLIPTIINLATALTSIGVGSFLCDWILLTFMNKNKVYSHKKFDKGAGPGLCASEPSQQDCVLTDARGLAQL, from the exons ATGGCGGCCGCCGAGCCCAAGACCCCCGCCGGGGCGGCCGCGGCCGGACGCCTGGCCAGGAGCTGCTGGTCAGCGTTCTGGGACTACGAGACGCCCAAGGTGATCGTGGTGAAGAACCGGCGCTTGGGCATCGTGTACCGCGCGGTGCAGCTGCTCATCCTGCTCTACTTCGTGTG GTACGTGTTCATCGTGCAGAAGAGCTACCAGGACAGCGAAACGGGCCCCGAGAGCTCCGTCATCACCAAGGTCAAGGGCATCACCTTGTCCGATCACAAAGTGTGGGACGTGGAGGAGTACGTGAAACCCCCGGAG GGGGGCAGCGTGTTCAGCATCATCACCAGGATTGAGGTCACCCCCTTCCAGACCGTCGGAACATGCGCCGAG AGTATGAGGGTCAGCAACGCCACCTGCGACTCGGACGAAGACTGTGTGGCTGGGCAGCTGGACATGCTGGGAAACG GCGTGCGGACCGGGCGCTGCGTACCTTATTACCACGGGTCCTCCAAGACCTGCGAGGTGTCGGGCTGGTGCCCGGTGGAAGACGGGGCCTCAGTCAG CCAATTTCTCGGTACGATGGCCCCCAATTTCACCATCCTCATCAAGAACAGCATCCACTACCCCAAATTCCAGTTCTCCAA GGGCAACATCGAGAACCGGAAGGATGGCTACCTGAAGCATTGCACATTCCATGAGGTCTCTGACCTCTACTGCCCCATTTTCAAGCTGGGCTACATCGTGGAGCAGGCAGGGGAAAACTTCAGAGAGCTGGCACACACG GGTGGTGTCATTGGGGTCATTATCAACTGGGACTGTGACCTGGACCTTTCAGCGTCAGAGTGCAACCCCAAATACTCCTTCCGGAGGCTGGACCCCAAGCACATCCCAGCTTCATCCGGCTACAACTTCAG GTTTGCCAAGTACTACAAAATAAATGGCAGCATCACCCGCACACTCATCAAAGCCTATGGGATCCGCATTGATGTCATCGTGCACGGACAG GCAGGGAAGTTCAGCCTGATTCCCACCATCATTAACCTGGCCACAGCGCTGACCTCCATCGGGGTG GGCTCCTTCCTGTGCGACTGGATCTTGCTAACATTCATGAACAAAAACAAGGTCTACAGCCATAAGAAATTTGACAAG GGTGCAGGACCAGGGCTTTGCGCTTCCGAGCCTTCCCAACAGGACTGCGTGCTCACAGATGCCCGAGGTTTGGCCCAGCTCTGA
- the P2RX2 gene encoding P2X purinoceptor 2 isoform X1: MAAAEPKTPAGAAAAGRLARSCWSAFWDYETPKVIVVKNRRLGIVYRAVQLLILLYFVWYVFIVQKSYQDSETGPESSVITKVKGITLSDHKVWDVEEYVKPPEGGSVFSIITRIEVTPFQTVGTCAESMRVSNATCDSDEDCVAGQLDMLGNGVRTGRCVPYYHGSSKTCEVSGWCPVEDGASVSQFLGTMAPNFTILIKNSIHYPKFQFSKGNIENRKDGYLKHCTFHEVSDLYCPIFKLGYIVEQAGENFRELAHTGGVIGVIINWDCDLDLSASECNPKYSFRRLDPKHIPASSGYNFRFAKYYKINGSITRTLIKAYGIRIDVIVHGQAGKFSLIPTIINLATALTSIGVGSFLCDWILLTFMNKNKVYSHKKFDKVCTPRHSSGSWPVTLALVLGQAPPPLYPCSTDPGQAGQLQGEGQSQARAVPPPWPCSTSAPSEQMVDAPEQGAGPGLCASEPSQQDCVLTDARGLAQL, encoded by the exons ATGGCGGCCGCCGAGCCCAAGACCCCCGCCGGGGCGGCCGCGGCCGGACGCCTGGCCAGGAGCTGCTGGTCAGCGTTCTGGGACTACGAGACGCCCAAGGTGATCGTGGTGAAGAACCGGCGCTTGGGCATCGTGTACCGCGCGGTGCAGCTGCTCATCCTGCTCTACTTCGTGTG GTACGTGTTCATCGTGCAGAAGAGCTACCAGGACAGCGAAACGGGCCCCGAGAGCTCCGTCATCACCAAGGTCAAGGGCATCACCTTGTCCGATCACAAAGTGTGGGACGTGGAGGAGTACGTGAAACCCCCGGAG GGGGGCAGCGTGTTCAGCATCATCACCAGGATTGAGGTCACCCCCTTCCAGACCGTCGGAACATGCGCCGAG AGTATGAGGGTCAGCAACGCCACCTGCGACTCGGACGAAGACTGTGTGGCTGGGCAGCTGGACATGCTGGGAAACG GCGTGCGGACCGGGCGCTGCGTACCTTATTACCACGGGTCCTCCAAGACCTGCGAGGTGTCGGGCTGGTGCCCGGTGGAAGACGGGGCCTCAGTCAG CCAATTTCTCGGTACGATGGCCCCCAATTTCACCATCCTCATCAAGAACAGCATCCACTACCCCAAATTCCAGTTCTCCAA GGGCAACATCGAGAACCGGAAGGATGGCTACCTGAAGCATTGCACATTCCATGAGGTCTCTGACCTCTACTGCCCCATTTTCAAGCTGGGCTACATCGTGGAGCAGGCAGGGGAAAACTTCAGAGAGCTGGCACACACG GGTGGTGTCATTGGGGTCATTATCAACTGGGACTGTGACCTGGACCTTTCAGCGTCAGAGTGCAACCCCAAATACTCCTTCCGGAGGCTGGACCCCAAGCACATCCCAGCTTCATCCGGCTACAACTTCAG GTTTGCCAAGTACTACAAAATAAATGGCAGCATCACCCGCACACTCATCAAAGCCTATGGGATCCGCATTGATGTCATCGTGCACGGACAG GCAGGGAAGTTCAGCCTGATTCCCACCATCATTAACCTGGCCACAGCGCTGACCTCCATCGGGGTG GGCTCCTTCCTGTGCGACTGGATCTTGCTAACATTCATGAACAAAAACAAGGTCTACAGCCATAAGAAATTTGACAAGGTGTGTACTCCAAGGCACTCCTCAGGCAGCTGGCCTGTGACCCTGGCCCTTGTCTTGGGCcaggcccctcccccactctATCCCTGCTCTACAGACCCAGGCCAAGCTGGCCAACTGCAGGGTGAGGGGCAGAGCCAGGCCCGGGCTGTCCCACCCCCATGGCCTTGCTCCACCTCTGCCCCATCTGAGCAGATGGTGGATGCTCCCGAGCAGGGTGCAGGACCAGGGCTTTGCGCTTCCGAGCCTTCCCAACAGGACTGCGTGCTCACAGATGCCCGAGGTTTGGCCCAGCTCTGA